A window of the Helianthus annuus cultivar XRQ/B chromosome 4, HanXRQr2.0-SUNRISE, whole genome shotgun sequence genome harbors these coding sequences:
- the LOC110938070 gene encoding eukaryotic initiation factor 4A-15 yields MAGVAPEGSQFDARQFDSKMNDLLSADGQDFFTSYDEVYDSFDAMGLQENLLRGIYAYGFEKPSAIQQRGIVPFTKGLDVIQQAQSGTGKTATFCSGILQQLDYNVVECQALVLAPTRELAQQIEKVMRALGDYLGVKVHACVGGTSVREDQRILSAGVHVVVGTPGRVFDMLRRQSLRSDNIKMFVLDEADEMLSRGFKDQIYDIFQLLPSKVQVGVFSATMPPEALEITRKFMNKPVRILVKRDELTLEGIKQFYVNVEKEEWKLETLCDLYETLAITQSVIFVNTRRKVDWLTDKMRSRDHTVSATHGDMDQNTRDIIMREFRSGSSRVLITTDLLARGIDVQQVSLVINYDLPTQPENYLHRIGRSGRFGRKGVAINFVTLDDEKMLGDIQKFYNVVVEELPSNVADLI; encoded by the exons CCAATTCGATGCTAGACAGTTTGACTCTAAAATGAATGATTT GCTTTCGGCTGACGGACAGGATTTTTTCACATCATATGATGAAGTTTATGATAGCTTTGATGCTATGGGTCTGCAAGAGAATCTTTTGAGGGGTATATACGCATATG GTTTTGAGAAACCATCGGCAATTCAGCAAAGGGGAATCGTACCATTCACCAAGGGTCTTGATGTTATTCAACAAGCACAATCTGGAACCGGAAAAACCGCCACCTTTTGCTCAGGCATTCTCCAACAACTCGATTACAATGTAGTCGAATGCCAGGCTTTGGTTTTAGCACCGACTCGTGAACTTGCACAGCAAATCGAGAAGGTCATGCGGGCCCTCGGTGACTACCTTGGTGTTAAGGTTCATGCTTGTGTTGGTGGGACCAGTGTTCGTGAGGATCAACGCATCCTCTCAGCTGGGGTCCACGTCGTTGTTGGTACACCCGGCCGTGTTTTCGACATGTTGCGCAGACAGTCCCTTCGTTCTGATAACATCAAAATGTTTGTTCTTGATGAAGCTGATGAAATGCTTTCACGAGGTTTTAAAGATCAG ATCTATGATATCTTCCAGTTGTTGCCATCAAAGGTTCAGGTCGGAGTGTTTTCCGCAACAATGCCACCGGAAGCTTTAGAAATCACGAGAAAGTTCATGAACAAACCGGTGAGGATTCTCGTAAAGCGTGACGAACTCACTTTGGAAGGTATCAAACAATTCTACGTGAACGTGGAGAAAGAAGAGTGGAAGCTTGAAACCCTTTGTGACCTTTACGAGACACTAGCAATCACACAAAGTGTCATCTTTGTGAACACACGAAGGAAGGTTGACTGGTTGACCGACAAGATGAGAAGCCGTGACCACACCGTCTCAGCCACACACGGTGACATGGACCAGAACACACGTGACATCATCATGCGGGAGTTCCGGTCCGGCTCTTCTCGTGTTCTCATCACCACTGATTTGCTGGCGCGTGGTATTGATGTACAACAAGTTTCACTTGTTATAAACTATGATCTTCCTACCCAACCGGAAAATTACCTTCATCGTATCGGGCGTAGTGGACGATTTGGAAGAAAAGGTGTGGCGATTAACTTTGTGACACTTGATGATGAGAAGATGCTTGGTGACATCCAGAAGTTTTACAATGTTGTCGTTGAGGAGCTGCCGTCCAACGTTGCTGATCTGATTTAG
- the LOC110938069 gene encoding PR5-like receptor kinase isoform X2 produces MIGNIIVIYNMIRNLDSTLLILFLLFHRLQHLSSQDVGTNSSQPICPTSFSCSNLGPVSFPFYASGNSACGLCEVDCNQLVPKIRLTQDYPSYDLVRVMPGSTSSPFVFVRDNYFSNQITNKSCDSLTYRFPPNSSSLSYNISPTLSVLRCVKTLGLVDSYFRAVGEYYVFDKCDDYNYYYTYSNGYISSNTNLPLSCSVVVLPGNSPYTLPKETDFNDLFQLLTSELNLVVQVSDRCQECHRRGGQCSNKNQEFWCKYSTRNTKKENPRNTVIKSALGEGGYGSVYRGKLQNGNDVAVKVLNELKGNGEDLVNELASISKTCHVNIVSLVGFCFERRHKALIYEYMPNGSLEKYIYNPSTTTGSQLEWKKLYDIAVGIGRGLEYLHRGCNTRILHFDIKPHNILLDKDLCPKISDFGLAKLCPETRSVVSMSGMRGTPGYIAPEVFSRNFGVVSHKSDVYSYGMMVLEMVRGRRNVVVEDDDTSNMYFFDSVYKQVVSNKNLVLSGVLDVQDKEVAKKMILVGLWCTQSDPSSRPSISKVLDMLEGDLKSIQIPPKPFMYSTSRSPDSRH; encoded by the exons ATGATTGGTAATATAATAGTTATTTACAACATGATCAGGAATCTTGATTCCACCCTCTTGATCTTATTTCTTCTATTTCATAGGCTGCAGCATCTTTCATCACAAGATGTAGGAACCAACAGTTCCCAACCCATTTGTCCCACCTCTTTTTCCTGTTCAAACCTTGGCCCCGTGAGCTTTCCGTTCTACGCTTCTGGTAATTCAGCATGTGGATTGTGCGAGGTTGATTGCAACCAACTAGTTCCGAAGATTCGACTGACACAAGACTACCCATCCTATGATCTTGTCCGGGTCATGCCAGGCAGTACTAGTAGTCCTTTTGTTTTTGTTCGAGACAACTATTTTTCAAACCAAATAACTAACAAAAGTTGTGATTCGTTGACGTACAGATTCCCTCCCAATTCATCATCTCTCTCTTATAACATCTCTCCCACCCTTTCCGTATTGAGATGTGTAAAGACTCTAGGACTCGTTGACAGCTATTTCCGTGCCGTTGGTGAATATTATGTTTTCGATAAGTGTGATGATTATAACTATTATTACACATATTCAAATGGATATATATCATCCAACACCAATCTACCGCTTTCCTGCTCAGTGGTTGTTTTGCCGGGAAATTCTCCGTATACACTTCCAAAAGAAACAGATTTCAATGACCTCTTCCAACTGTTGACCTCTGAGCTTAATCTTGTAGTGCAAGTATCTGACAGGTGTCAGGAATGCCACAGGAGAGGAGGGCAGTGTTCGAACAAGAACCAAGAGTTTTGGTGTAAATACAGCACCCGCAACACCAAGAAAG AAAATCCAAGAAACACCGTGATAAAATCTGCATTAG GTGAAGGAGGCTATGGTTCTGTATACCGAGGGAAGTTACAAAATGGCAACGACGTTGCAGTCAAAGTTTTAAACGAATTGAAAGGTAACGGGGAAGATCTAGTCAATGAGCTAGCAAGCATTAGCAAGACTTGTCATGTTAACATCGTAAGTCTAGTAGGCTTCTGTTTTGAGCGCCGTCACAAAGCTCTGATCTATGAGTATATGCCTAACGGGTCACTCGAGAAATATATCTATAATCCAAGTACAACAACAGGTAGTCAACTAGAATGGAAGAAGTTGTACGATATTGCAGTCGGCATTGGTAGAGGACTAGAGTACTTGCATCGCGGTTGTAATACTAGAATTCTGCATTTTGACATAAAGCCGCACAATATTCTTTTAGATAAAGATTTGTGTCCTAAAATATCTGATTTTGGGCTCGCGAAGCTATGTCCAGAGACAAGAAGTGTTGTATCTATGTCGGGTATGCGAGGAACACCTGGTTATATCGCACCGGAAGTATTTTCCAGGAACTTTGGAGTGGTGTCCCACAAATCAGATGTGTACAGCTACGGGATGATGGTGTTAGAAATGGTGAGGGGGCGAAGGAATGTGGTGGTTGAAGATGACGACACTAGTAACATGTACTTTTTTGATTCCGTATATAAGCAAGTTGTATCCAACAAAAATCTTGTACTGAGTGGCGTGTTAGACGtgcaggataaagaagtagcgaAGAAGATGATCTTGGTAGGCTTATGGTGCACACAAAGTGATCCTTCAAGTAGACCATCAATAAGTAAGGTGTTGGATATGTTAGAAGGGGATTTAAAGTCCATACAAATTCCCCCAAAACCTTTTATGTATTCCACTTCAAGATCACCAGATTCCCGACATTAA
- the LOC110938069 gene encoding LEAF RUST 10 DISEASE-RESISTANCE LOCUS RECEPTOR-LIKE PROTEIN KINASE-like 2.5 isoform X3, which translates to MIGNIIVIYNMIRNLDSTLLILFLLFHRLQHLSSQDVGTNSSQPICPTSFSCSNLGPVSFPFYASGNSACGLCEVDCNQLVPKIRLTQDYPSYDLVRVMPGSTSSPFVFVRDNYFSNQITNKSCDSLTYRFPPNSSSLSYNISPTLSVLRCVKTLGLVDSYFRAVGEYYVFDKCDDYNYYYTYSNGYISSNTNLPLSCSVVVLPGNSPYTLPKETDFNDLFQLLTSELNLVVQVSDRCQECHRRGGQCSNKNQEFWCKYSTRNTKKENPRNTVIKSALASLAIGTAIILILLVLCYRFKIFSKRDAENYSNLEAIIKTHESLAPKRYSYSHVKKMTDSFKVKVGEGGYGSVYRGKLQNGNDVAVKVLNELKGNGEDLVNELASISKTCHVNIVSLVGFCFERRHKALIYEYMPNGSLEKYIYNPSTTTGSQLEWKKLYDIAVGIGRGLEYLHRGCNTRILHFDIKPHNILLDKDLCPKISDFGLAKLCPETRSVVSMSGMRGTPGYIAPEVFSRNFGVVSHKSDVYSYGMMVLEMVRGRRNVVVEDDDTSNMIKK; encoded by the exons ATGATTGGTAATATAATAGTTATTTACAACATGATCAGGAATCTTGATTCCACCCTCTTGATCTTATTTCTTCTATTTCATAGGCTGCAGCATCTTTCATCACAAGATGTAGGAACCAACAGTTCCCAACCCATTTGTCCCACCTCTTTTTCCTGTTCAAACCTTGGCCCCGTGAGCTTTCCGTTCTACGCTTCTGGTAATTCAGCATGTGGATTGTGCGAGGTTGATTGCAACCAACTAGTTCCGAAGATTCGACTGACACAAGACTACCCATCCTATGATCTTGTCCGGGTCATGCCAGGCAGTACTAGTAGTCCTTTTGTTTTTGTTCGAGACAACTATTTTTCAAACCAAATAACTAACAAAAGTTGTGATTCGTTGACGTACAGATTCCCTCCCAATTCATCATCTCTCTCTTATAACATCTCTCCCACCCTTTCCGTATTGAGATGTGTAAAGACTCTAGGACTCGTTGACAGCTATTTCCGTGCCGTTGGTGAATATTATGTTTTCGATAAGTGTGATGATTATAACTATTATTACACATATTCAAATGGATATATATCATCCAACACCAATCTACCGCTTTCCTGCTCAGTGGTTGTTTTGCCGGGAAATTCTCCGTATACACTTCCAAAAGAAACAGATTTCAATGACCTCTTCCAACTGTTGACCTCTGAGCTTAATCTTGTAGTGCAAGTATCTGACAGGTGTCAGGAATGCCACAGGAGAGGAGGGCAGTGTTCGAACAAGAACCAAGAGTTTTGGTGTAAATACAGCACCCGCAACACCAAGAAAG AAAATCCAAGAAACACCGTGATAAAATCTGCATTAG CAAGCTTAGCGATCGGGACTGCAATTATATTGATCTTGCTAGTGTTATGCTACAGATTCAAGATCTTCTCTAAGCGTGATGCGGAAAACTATTCCAACTTGGAAGCTATCATCAAGACACATGAATCTCTAGCTCCAAAACGCTACTCTTATTCACATGTGAAGAAGATGACCGACTCCTTCAAAGTAAAAGTAGGTGAAGGAGGCTATGGTTCTGTATACCGAGGGAAGTTACAAAATGGCAACGACGTTGCAGTCAAAGTTTTAAACGAATTGAAAGGTAACGGGGAAGATCTAGTCAATGAGCTAGCAAGCATTAGCAAGACTTGTCATGTTAACATCGTAAGTCTAGTAGGCTTCTGTTTTGAGCGCCGTCACAAAGCTCTGATCTATGAGTATATGCCTAACGGGTCACTCGAGAAATATATCTATAATCCAAGTACAACAACAGGTAGTCAACTAGAATGGAAGAAGTTGTACGATATTGCAGTCGGCATTGGTAGAGGACTAGAGTACTTGCATCGCGGTTGTAATACTAGAATTCTGCATTTTGACATAAAGCCGCACAATATTCTTTTAGATAAAGATTTGTGTCCTAAAATATCTGATTTTGGGCTCGCGAAGCTATGTCCAGAGACAAGAAGTGTTGTATCTATGTCGGGTATGCGAGGAACACCTGGTTATATCGCACCGGAAGTATTTTCCAGGAACTTTGGAGTGGTGTCCCACAAATCAGATGTGTACAGCTACGGGATGATGGTGTTAGAAATGGTGAGGGGGCGAAGGAATGTGGTGGTTGAAGATGACGACACTAGTAACAT gataaagaagtag
- the LOC110938069 gene encoding LEAF RUST 10 DISEASE-RESISTANCE LOCUS RECEPTOR-LIKE PROTEIN KINASE-like 2.5 isoform X1, with the protein MIGNIIVIYNMIRNLDSTLLILFLLFHRLQHLSSQDVGTNSSQPICPTSFSCSNLGPVSFPFYASGNSACGLCEVDCNQLVPKIRLTQDYPSYDLVRVMPGSTSSPFVFVRDNYFSNQITNKSCDSLTYRFPPNSSSLSYNISPTLSVLRCVKTLGLVDSYFRAVGEYYVFDKCDDYNYYYTYSNGYISSNTNLPLSCSVVVLPGNSPYTLPKETDFNDLFQLLTSELNLVVQVSDRCQECHRRGGQCSNKNQEFWCKYSTRNTKKENPRNTVIKSALASLAIGTAIILILLVLCYRFKIFSKRDAENYSNLEAIIKTHESLAPKRYSYSHVKKMTDSFKVKVGEGGYGSVYRGKLQNGNDVAVKVLNELKGNGEDLVNELASISKTCHVNIVSLVGFCFERRHKALIYEYMPNGSLEKYIYNPSTTTGSQLEWKKLYDIAVGIGRGLEYLHRGCNTRILHFDIKPHNILLDKDLCPKISDFGLAKLCPETRSVVSMSGMRGTPGYIAPEVFSRNFGVVSHKSDVYSYGMMVLEMVRGRRNVVVEDDDTSNMYFFDSVYKQVVSNKNLVLSGVLDVQDKEVAKKMILVGLWCTQSDPSSRPSISKVLDMLEGDLKSIQIPPKPFMYSTSRSPDSRH; encoded by the exons ATGATTGGTAATATAATAGTTATTTACAACATGATCAGGAATCTTGATTCCACCCTCTTGATCTTATTTCTTCTATTTCATAGGCTGCAGCATCTTTCATCACAAGATGTAGGAACCAACAGTTCCCAACCCATTTGTCCCACCTCTTTTTCCTGTTCAAACCTTGGCCCCGTGAGCTTTCCGTTCTACGCTTCTGGTAATTCAGCATGTGGATTGTGCGAGGTTGATTGCAACCAACTAGTTCCGAAGATTCGACTGACACAAGACTACCCATCCTATGATCTTGTCCGGGTCATGCCAGGCAGTACTAGTAGTCCTTTTGTTTTTGTTCGAGACAACTATTTTTCAAACCAAATAACTAACAAAAGTTGTGATTCGTTGACGTACAGATTCCCTCCCAATTCATCATCTCTCTCTTATAACATCTCTCCCACCCTTTCCGTATTGAGATGTGTAAAGACTCTAGGACTCGTTGACAGCTATTTCCGTGCCGTTGGTGAATATTATGTTTTCGATAAGTGTGATGATTATAACTATTATTACACATATTCAAATGGATATATATCATCCAACACCAATCTACCGCTTTCCTGCTCAGTGGTTGTTTTGCCGGGAAATTCTCCGTATACACTTCCAAAAGAAACAGATTTCAATGACCTCTTCCAACTGTTGACCTCTGAGCTTAATCTTGTAGTGCAAGTATCTGACAGGTGTCAGGAATGCCACAGGAGAGGAGGGCAGTGTTCGAACAAGAACCAAGAGTTTTGGTGTAAATACAGCACCCGCAACACCAAGAAAG AAAATCCAAGAAACACCGTGATAAAATCTGCATTAG CAAGCTTAGCGATCGGGACTGCAATTATATTGATCTTGCTAGTGTTATGCTACAGATTCAAGATCTTCTCTAAGCGTGATGCGGAAAACTATTCCAACTTGGAAGCTATCATCAAGACACATGAATCTCTAGCTCCAAAACGCTACTCTTATTCACATGTGAAGAAGATGACCGACTCCTTCAAAGTAAAAGTAGGTGAAGGAGGCTATGGTTCTGTATACCGAGGGAAGTTACAAAATGGCAACGACGTTGCAGTCAAAGTTTTAAACGAATTGAAAGGTAACGGGGAAGATCTAGTCAATGAGCTAGCAAGCATTAGCAAGACTTGTCATGTTAACATCGTAAGTCTAGTAGGCTTCTGTTTTGAGCGCCGTCACAAAGCTCTGATCTATGAGTATATGCCTAACGGGTCACTCGAGAAATATATCTATAATCCAAGTACAACAACAGGTAGTCAACTAGAATGGAAGAAGTTGTACGATATTGCAGTCGGCATTGGTAGAGGACTAGAGTACTTGCATCGCGGTTGTAATACTAGAATTCTGCATTTTGACATAAAGCCGCACAATATTCTTTTAGATAAAGATTTGTGTCCTAAAATATCTGATTTTGGGCTCGCGAAGCTATGTCCAGAGACAAGAAGTGTTGTATCTATGTCGGGTATGCGAGGAACACCTGGTTATATCGCACCGGAAGTATTTTCCAGGAACTTTGGAGTGGTGTCCCACAAATCAGATGTGTACAGCTACGGGATGATGGTGTTAGAAATGGTGAGGGGGCGAAGGAATGTGGTGGTTGAAGATGACGACACTAGTAACATGTACTTTTTTGATTCCGTATATAAGCAAGTTGTATCCAACAAAAATCTTGTACTGAGTGGCGTGTTAGACGtgcaggataaagaagtagcgaAGAAGATGATCTTGGTAGGCTTATGGTGCACACAAAGTGATCCTTCAAGTAGACCATCAATAAGTAAGGTGTTGGATATGTTAGAAGGGGATTTAAAGTCCATACAAATTCCCCCAAAACCTTTTATGTATTCCACTTCAAGATCACCAGATTCCCGACATTAA